The following proteins come from a genomic window of Gossypium raimondii isolate GPD5lz chromosome 5, ASM2569854v1, whole genome shotgun sequence:
- the LOC105768321 gene encoding ADP-ribosylation factor GTPase-activating protein AGD5 isoform X2, producing the protein MNEKASVTKELNARHRKIIESLLKLPENRECADCKAKGPRWASVNLGIFICMQCSGIHRSLGVHISKVRSATLDTWLPEQVAFIQSMGNEKANSYWEAELPPNYDRVGIENFIRAKYEEKRWVPRDGKSKSPPRRLDERAPSHWQRPNETSGHGHISNSENSFEERRNKQALGQKENLPATRVSLPVPPKGPDQKPEPVVAPAEATKPAVETAPVAIAPKVDYATDLFNMLSLDDGPSENGSEATSTDDWAGFQSAAGGASTTDEPNPPKPAESNTKSTSGIEDLFSDLPPLTTNQVPEKPQKDVKNDIMSLFEKSNMVSPFAMHQQQLAMLAQQQSLLMAAAAKSAPGNAQQPPSNGTNIPSQAWPNSGYQFPGMMMPVAGQADLQKLMQAMNMGQTQMANSSAYPSSSFYGLGQVAPSNGVATTGASKPQSASPAPSSNPSQTGKDYDFSSLTQGMFTKH; encoded by the exons ATTATTGAAAGTCTTCTTAAATTGCCGGAGAATAGGGAATGCGCCGACTGCAAAGCCAA AGGTCCGAGATGGGCAAGTGTGAATTTAGGTATCTTTATATGCATGCAATGTTCTGGGATCCACAGAAGTCTTGGGGTACACATATCGAAG GTTCGATCTGCTACACTAGACACATGGCTTCCTGAGCAGGTTGCTTTTATTCAAT CAATGGGGAATGAAAAGGCAAACAGTTACTGGGAAGCTGAGTTACCCCCTAATTATGATAGAGTTGGAATTGAGAACTTCATCCGTGCAAA GTATGAGGAAAAAAGATGGGTTCCTAGAGATGGAAAATCCAAATCACCACCTAGAAGGTTGGACGAAAGGGCTCCCTCACATTGGCAGAGACCTAATGAAACAAGTGGTCATGGGCACATTAGTAATTCCGAGAATTCATTTGAGGAAAGGAGGAACAAACAAGCACTTGGTCAGAAAGAAAATCTTCCTGCAACAAGAGTTAGTCTTCCTGTTCCTCCTAAGGGACCTGATCAG AAGCCTGAACCAGTTGTTGCGCCAGCTGAGGCAACAAAGCCAGCTGTAGAGACTGCTCCCGTAGCCATCGCTCCTAAAGTCGATTATGCTACAGACCTTTTCAACATGCTGTCCTTGGATGATGGTCCAAGTGAGAATGGTTCTGAGGCAACTTCTACTGATGATTGGGCAGGCTTCCAGT CTGCTGCTGGAGGGGCCTCCACAACTGACGAACCCAATCCACCAAAACCTGCCGAAAGTAATACCAAGTCTACTAGTGGAATTGAGGATTTATTTAGTGATTTACCTCCATTAACAACCAACCAAGTCCCAGAGAAGCCTCAAAAAGAtgttaaaaatgatattatgaGCCTCTTTGAAAAG TCCAATATGGTGTCACCTTTCGCTATGCATCAACAACAACTAGCTATGCTAGCACAGCAACAGTCCCTTCTCATGGCTGCTGCAGCTAAATCTGCTCCTGGAAATGCTCAACAGCCTCCATCTAACGGCACAAACATACCCTCTCAAGCTTGGCCAAACAGTGGCTACCAATTCCCTGGAATGATGATGCCCGTTGCTGGGCAGGCTGATCTGCAGAAACTTATGCAG GCTATGAATATGGGACAGACACAAATGGCGAACTCATCTGCATATCCATCATCCAG CTTTTATGGATTGGGACAAGTTGCCCCATCAAATGGTGTTGCAACGACCGGAGCAAGCAAGCCTCAATCAGCTTCCCCAGCTCCGTCCTCAAATCCTTCGCAAACAGGTAAGGATTACGATTTTTCATCATTGACGCAAGGGATGTTCACAAAACACTGA
- the LOC105768321 gene encoding ADP-ribosylation factor GTPase-activating protein AGD5 isoform X1 produces MNEKASVTKELNARHRKIIESLLKLPENRECADCKAKGPRWASVNLGIFICMQCSGIHRSLGVHISKVRSATLDTWLPEQVAFIQSMGNEKANSYWEAELPPNYDRVGIENFIRAKYEEKRWVPRDGKSKSPPRRLDERAPSHWQRPNETSGHGHISNSENSFEERRNKQALGQKENLPATRVSLPVPPKGPDQVTPVQKPEPVVAPAEATKPAVETAPVAIAPKVDYATDLFNMLSLDDGPSENGSEATSTDDWAGFQSAAGGASTTDEPNPPKPAESNTKSTSGIEDLFSDLPPLTTNQVPEKPQKDVKNDIMSLFEKSNMVSPFAMHQQQLAMLAQQQSLLMAAAAKSAPGNAQQPPSNGTNIPSQAWPNSGYQFPGMMMPVAGQADLQKLMQAMNMGQTQMANSSAYPSSSFYGLGQVAPSNGVATTGASKPQSASPAPSSNPSQTGKDYDFSSLTQGMFTKH; encoded by the exons ATTATTGAAAGTCTTCTTAAATTGCCGGAGAATAGGGAATGCGCCGACTGCAAAGCCAA AGGTCCGAGATGGGCAAGTGTGAATTTAGGTATCTTTATATGCATGCAATGTTCTGGGATCCACAGAAGTCTTGGGGTACACATATCGAAG GTTCGATCTGCTACACTAGACACATGGCTTCCTGAGCAGGTTGCTTTTATTCAAT CAATGGGGAATGAAAAGGCAAACAGTTACTGGGAAGCTGAGTTACCCCCTAATTATGATAGAGTTGGAATTGAGAACTTCATCCGTGCAAA GTATGAGGAAAAAAGATGGGTTCCTAGAGATGGAAAATCCAAATCACCACCTAGAAGGTTGGACGAAAGGGCTCCCTCACATTGGCAGAGACCTAATGAAACAAGTGGTCATGGGCACATTAGTAATTCCGAGAATTCATTTGAGGAAAGGAGGAACAAACAAGCACTTGGTCAGAAAGAAAATCTTCCTGCAACAAGAGTTAGTCTTCCTGTTCCTCCTAAGGGACCTGATCAG GTTACACCCGTACAGAAGCCTGAACCAGTTGTTGCGCCAGCTGAGGCAACAAAGCCAGCTGTAGAGACTGCTCCCGTAGCCATCGCTCCTAAAGTCGATTATGCTACAGACCTTTTCAACATGCTGTCCTTGGATGATGGTCCAAGTGAGAATGGTTCTGAGGCAACTTCTACTGATGATTGGGCAGGCTTCCAGT CTGCTGCTGGAGGGGCCTCCACAACTGACGAACCCAATCCACCAAAACCTGCCGAAAGTAATACCAAGTCTACTAGTGGAATTGAGGATTTATTTAGTGATTTACCTCCATTAACAACCAACCAAGTCCCAGAGAAGCCTCAAAAAGAtgttaaaaatgatattatgaGCCTCTTTGAAAAG TCCAATATGGTGTCACCTTTCGCTATGCATCAACAACAACTAGCTATGCTAGCACAGCAACAGTCCCTTCTCATGGCTGCTGCAGCTAAATCTGCTCCTGGAAATGCTCAACAGCCTCCATCTAACGGCACAAACATACCCTCTCAAGCTTGGCCAAACAGTGGCTACCAATTCCCTGGAATGATGATGCCCGTTGCTGGGCAGGCTGATCTGCAGAAACTTATGCAG GCTATGAATATGGGACAGACACAAATGGCGAACTCATCTGCATATCCATCATCCAG CTTTTATGGATTGGGACAAGTTGCCCCATCAAATGGTGTTGCAACGACCGGAGCAAGCAAGCCTCAATCAGCTTCCCCAGCTCCGTCCTCAAATCCTTCGCAAACAGGTAAGGATTACGATTTTTCATCATTGACGCAAGGGATGTTCACAAAACACTGA